One genomic region from Melioribacteraceae bacterium 4301-Me encodes:
- a CDS encoding glycoside hydrolase family 5 protein, with protein sequence MEHTYKAISFLFLLFLTPISAQQNQFVKVEGKKFIKPNGETLLLKGINLGNWLNPEGYMFHFKNANSARLINDVFTELLGPEETKSFWRSFRENYITQEDIKFIKKIGLNSIRVPFNFRLFCTEEYPAIYNDEGFQYLDSLISWCSKVGLLVILDMHAAPGGQTGDNIDDSWGYPFLYDSEAMQNLTAELWQKIASRYKNETTVLGYDLLNEPIPHFFDQNYFNPKLEPLYKKIVSAIRQVDTNHIIFLGGAQWDTNFKVFNEPFDKKLAYTFHKYWMPIQQKEIQEYINFRDKYNVPIWLGESGENKDEWISSFRELLEKNSIGWCFWPYKKMDSQSSIVSFSRTKEWDEIIKYANSLRNNFEAVRKNRPSNQIIKKAFNDLLENIKLKNCKINNSYINALGCKFKNHP encoded by the coding sequence ATGGAGCATACTTATAAAGCTATTTCATTTTTGTTTTTACTTTTCCTTACCCCCATCAGCGCACAACAGAATCAATTTGTAAAAGTAGAAGGCAAAAAATTTATCAAACCGAATGGTGAGACTTTGCTGCTTAAAGGAATTAATCTGGGTAACTGGCTTAATCCAGAAGGATACATGTTCCACTTTAAAAATGCTAATTCTGCTCGTTTAATTAATGACGTTTTTACGGAACTGCTTGGACCAGAAGAAACAAAAAGTTTTTGGAGAAGTTTTCGTGAAAATTATATCACTCAAGAAGATATAAAATTTATTAAGAAAATAGGTCTAAATTCAATAAGAGTACCTTTCAATTTTAGATTGTTTTGTACTGAAGAATATCCTGCCATTTATAATGATGAAGGATTTCAGTATTTGGATAGTTTAATATCGTGGTGCAGCAAAGTTGGTTTGCTTGTAATTTTGGATATGCATGCTGCACCTGGCGGACAGACTGGAGATAATATAGATGACAGCTGGGGCTATCCATTTTTATACGACAGTGAGGCAATGCAAAATTTGACCGCAGAATTATGGCAGAAAATTGCTTCTCGTTACAAAAATGAAACAACAGTATTAGGCTATGATCTTCTTAATGAACCTATACCACATTTTTTCGATCAAAATTATTTTAATCCCAAACTTGAACCGCTTTATAAAAAAATAGTTAGTGCAATACGGCAAGTCGACACAAACCATATTATATTTTTGGGCGGTGCCCAATGGGATACTAATTTCAAAGTTTTTAACGAACCATTTGATAAAAAATTGGCTTACACATTTCATAAATATTGGATGCCTATTCAACAAAAAGAAATTCAAGAATACATTAATTTTAGAGATAAATACAACGTTCCTATTTGGCTTGGAGAATCGGGAGAAAATAAAGATGAATGGATTAGTTCTTTTAGAGAGTTATTAGAAAAAAATAGTATCGGTTGGTGCTTTTGGCCTTATAAAAAAATGGATTCGCAAAGTTCAATAGTTTCCTTTTCAAGAACAAAAGAATGGGATGAAATAATAAAGTACGCAAACTCTCTTCGAAATAATTTTGAAGCTGTAAGAAAAAACCGCCCCTCAAATCAAATTATAAAAAAGGCTTTTAATGATCTGCTTGAGAATATAAAACTAAAAAATTGCAAAATTAATAACAGCTATATAAATGCTCTTGGATGTAAATTTAAAAACCATCCCTAA
- a CDS encoding glycoside hydrolase family 3 C-terminal domain-containing protein — MRKKDFLFLFAAFLLTTEMLVAQNLPYKDKTMSVDKRVEDLLGRMTLEEKIDLLGGTGFATKPNDRLGIPELKMSDGPVGVRWGNSTAFPVSIAMAATWNQEIVKEVAKGIAHELIGKGRNVILGPCVNIARIPQGGRNFESFGEDPYLTSRITVAYIKGIQENGAAATVKHFAANNQEYERLYIDTWVSKRALNEIYFPAFKAAVTEADVLCVMCAYNKVNGRFAAENDYLLDEKLKKEWGFKGLVMSDWGAVHSSLPTANGALDLEMPTGKYMNKSTLLDAVKNGELPESKINEKVRRILTVIFKLGLFDKEIKPDESMINSKENREIAYKTSLESIVLLKNTDGILPLKQHNIKTLAVIGPNANKARTGGGGSALVSPINPVSPLEGLKNKINKKIKIEFAQGVVMEGDEEGISSKYFFTDSSMRKNGLNAEYYNNMNLSGVPKLERVDDEINFKWHGGSPDSLIEKDNFSVRWTGFLKAPKSGKYTITVTSDDGSRVFFNNELMINDWNDHAFESRSFEVTLEEEKLYPIKVEFYENGGDAGIILGWRLPGENLLQQAVQIAKNADCALLFVGDSYNIETEGKDRDNIELPYNQDLLIQKVAEVNKNVIVVLETGSPVVMDKWIDKVKAVVEAWFPGTEGGNAIADVLLGNYNPSGKLPITFPKKWEDCSAFNSYKKYEARTYYADDIYVGYRHFDKYNIEPLFPFGFGLSYTTFSYSNIKLNKNENNITVTFELKNTGNLQGEEIAQLYISPINPKLDRPVKELKAFKKISLQPGESKVVEMTIDKNSFAYFDEKSDSWKIDPGKYKILIGSSSRNLPLEVDVDL, encoded by the coding sequence ATGAGAAAGAAGGATTTTCTTTTTTTATTCGCAGCATTTCTTTTAACCACGGAAATGTTAGTTGCTCAAAATCTTCCATATAAAGATAAAACAATGTCTGTAGACAAAAGGGTGGAAGATCTGTTAGGCAGAATGACTCTCGAAGAAAAAATAGACCTTCTTGGCGGTACAGGTTTTGCTACCAAGCCTAATGACCGTTTGGGAATTCCAGAATTAAAAATGTCAGACGGACCAGTAGGAGTTCGATGGGGAAATTCAACTGCGTTTCCTGTATCGATTGCAATGGCTGCAACATGGAACCAGGAAATTGTAAAAGAAGTAGCAAAAGGAATAGCCCACGAATTAATTGGTAAAGGCAGAAATGTTATACTGGGACCTTGTGTAAACATTGCAAGAATCCCTCAAGGCGGTAGAAATTTTGAGAGCTTTGGTGAAGACCCATATTTAACTTCCAGAATAACAGTAGCTTATATTAAAGGGATACAAGAAAATGGTGCCGCTGCAACTGTTAAACACTTTGCAGCAAATAACCAGGAATATGAAAGGTTGTACATTGATACTTGGGTAAGTAAACGTGCTTTAAACGAAATTTATTTTCCTGCTTTCAAAGCTGCTGTTACTGAAGCTGATGTACTGTGTGTAATGTGTGCTTACAATAAAGTTAATGGGAGATTTGCTGCCGAAAATGATTATTTATTGGATGAAAAATTGAAAAAGGAATGGGGATTTAAAGGCTTGGTTATGTCAGACTGGGGAGCTGTGCACTCCTCTTTACCAACTGCAAATGGAGCACTCGACCTTGAAATGCCAACTGGGAAGTATATGAATAAATCTACTTTGTTAGATGCTGTTAAAAATGGTGAACTTCCTGAAAGTAAAATTAATGAAAAGGTTAGAAGAATATTGACTGTAATTTTTAAACTGGGATTGTTTGATAAAGAAATTAAGCCAGATGAATCAATGATTAATAGCAAAGAAAATAGGGAAATAGCTTACAAAACTTCATTGGAAAGTATCGTACTCTTAAAAAATACCGACGGAATTCTTCCTCTAAAACAGCATAATATAAAAACACTTGCTGTTATTGGTCCTAACGCAAATAAAGCAAGAACTGGAGGTGGAGGTAGTGCTCTCGTCTCCCCTATTAATCCCGTGAGCCCTTTAGAAGGATTAAAAAACAAAATTAACAAGAAAATTAAAATTGAATTTGCACAGGGAGTAGTAATGGAGGGCGACGAAGAGGGAATTAGCAGCAAATATTTTTTTACTGATAGTTCAATGCGAAAAAATGGTTTGAATGCAGAATACTATAATAACATGAATTTATCAGGAGTGCCTAAACTTGAAAGAGTCGATGATGAAATAAATTTTAAATGGCATGGGGGGAGTCCAGATTCACTAATTGAAAAAGATAATTTCTCTGTTAGATGGACTGGCTTTTTAAAGGCGCCAAAATCTGGTAAATATACTATAACTGTGACAAGTGATGATGGTTCAAGAGTATTTTTTAATAATGAGCTTATGATAAATGATTGGAACGACCACGCATTTGAGAGCAGAAGCTTTGAAGTAACCTTAGAAGAAGAAAAATTATATCCAATAAAAGTGGAGTTTTATGAAAACGGCGGCGATGCAGGAATAATTTTAGGATGGCGTTTGCCAGGAGAAAATTTATTGCAGCAAGCAGTTCAAATTGCTAAAAATGCTGACTGTGCCCTGCTTTTTGTAGGGGATTCTTATAATATAGAAACCGAAGGAAAAGATAGGGATAATATTGAGTTACCGTATAATCAAGATTTGCTTATTCAAAAAGTTGCTGAGGTAAATAAAAATGTAATTGTCGTGTTGGAAACCGGTTCACCTGTTGTAATGGATAAATGGATTGATAAAGTTAAAGCTGTTGTTGAAGCGTGGTTCCCCGGTACAGAAGGTGGCAATGCAATAGCTGATGTATTATTAGGAAATTATAATCCTTCTGGAAAATTACCAATCACATTCCCTAAAAAATGGGAAGATTGCTCAGCTTTTAATTCATATAAAAAATATGAGGCAAGAACTTACTATGCCGATGATATTTACGTCGGCTATCGCCACTTTGATAAATATAATATCGAACCTTTATTTCCATTTGGCTTTGGTTTATCTTACACTACTTTTTCTTATAGTAACATTAAGTTGAACAAGAATGAAAACAATATTACTGTAACTTTTGAACTAAAAAATACGGGCAATTTACAGGGCGAGGAAATAGCCCAACTTTATATCTCACCAATTAACCCTAAATTAGATAGACCAGTAAAAGAGTTAAAAGCATTTAAGAAAATTTCTCTACAGCCTGGTGAATCAAAAGTTGTTGAGATGACAATCGATAAAAATTCATTTGCTTATTTTGATGAGAAATCTGACTCATGGAAAATAGACCCAGGCAAATACAAAATTTTAATTGGTTCTTCTTCAAGAAATTTGCCATTGGAAGTTGATGTAGATCTGTGA
- a CDS encoding glycoside hydrolase family 3 C-terminal domain-containing protein — MNKKKLNSKKVIIVFLVLFQTFQCCLFAQTIEDRINNIISQMTIEEEIQQLHKEGGFNTADNTRLKIPGFIMSDGPHGVRNGYATSFPVGIALAATWDTNIVRQVGIAMGEEFRGKGINQALGPCLDLTLDPRNGRSPESSGEDPYLSAMINTALVIGIQSTPTIATVKHFFSEYKQAGRTQNNYLISDKMMMEHYGLQFRRAIQIGGAMSVMNAYNLINGEKCGESYNLLTNILRKKWGFPFYVVSDWGSLWNAQKAINAGCDIEMGSDLYQTNLLNLYRNGIVSKNVIDEAVRRVLRTKITAGLLDYYPPGDPLDVNSIQHREICLQAGKESIVLLKNQDNILPLNKNSINKIALIGPSAGVMITDGSGSSWVEPLFKVSPLDGIKNYVGENKVLYAKGCDIANGFASDISDAINYAKQADVVIYFGGLDGTQEGEGFDRANGSIELPGKQKDLIKYLSSVNKNLIVVLISGGICGVNYFINDIKALLYAFYPGQEGGNAIAQVLFGDYNPSGKLPVTMPVNDSQLPPQNFNFDDDYGGGYRWFDKQGLTPQFAFGFGLSYTTFSFSNLFVSPQTASAGQIVNVSVDITNTGNLNGNDVVQLYLSYNGNEGDLSLKQLKGFKRVNLNPGETKNVIFQITPNELYVYNESTGNYEVKSGYYIVKVGDSSDNLPLSSGFEITPAEPLPDLQIANIRTIPPYPLVGDTVRFIASIINYGTGASPNGEAHEVIFKVNEVPICKSDELTNSIPAGGMALANSNKSINNSYNFWVADKPGTYSIEAEVNSNNLISETIYSNNTKRSEVKVYNLPPQNLALNKTVFVSSVERAGLEGEKAVDGSYSTRWSSQFSDPQWIVIDFGQTIEFNQIKLNWETAYAKEYLIQISDDNLNWNSAITLIHQTDGKGGIEKYDVQSKGRYLRIYGIKRATQWGYSLYEIEVFNVVNTTNVNEHLKVTPQNFLLEQNYPNPFNPSTVIRYHISAADALKSVEVHVKLKVYDLLGREVATLVNERKSPGVYEIKFDGAKLPSGVYFYRIVIHSDRLEVGDFISTKKMILLR, encoded by the coding sequence ATGAACAAGAAAAAGCTTAACAGTAAAAAAGTAATAATTGTTTTTCTTGTTTTATTTCAAACATTTCAGTGCTGCTTATTTGCACAGACAATTGAGGACCGGATAAATAACATTATTTCTCAAATGACAATTGAAGAGGAAATTCAGCAGCTTCATAAAGAGGGTGGATTTAATACTGCTGATAATACGAGATTAAAAATTCCTGGGTTTATTATGTCAGATGGTCCTCATGGTGTTCGGAACGGATATGCAACCTCGTTTCCAGTTGGTATTGCCCTTGCAGCTACCTGGGATACCAACATTGTACGGCAAGTAGGGATTGCAATGGGTGAAGAATTTCGAGGCAAAGGTATTAATCAAGCATTAGGTCCTTGTCTTGATTTAACTTTAGACCCAAGAAACGGCAGAAGTCCAGAAAGCAGCGGTGAGGACCCCTATCTAAGTGCAATGATAAATACCGCTTTAGTTATAGGTATCCAATCAACTCCTACTATTGCAACTGTTAAACATTTCTTCAGCGAATATAAACAAGCGGGCAGGACACAAAATAATTATTTAATTTCTGATAAAATGATGATGGAACATTATGGTCTGCAGTTTAGAAGAGCAATACAAATTGGCGGAGCTATGAGTGTAATGAATGCATACAATTTAATAAATGGAGAAAAATGCGGAGAAAGTTATAATCTGCTTACTAATATTTTAAGAAAGAAATGGGGATTTCCTTTTTATGTAGTTTCAGACTGGGGCTCTTTGTGGAACGCTCAGAAAGCAATAAATGCCGGCTGCGATATTGAAATGGGTTCTGATTTATATCAAACTAACCTGCTTAATCTTTACAGAAATGGTATAGTTTCAAAAAATGTAATTGACGAAGCAGTACGCAGGGTGTTAAGGACAAAAATTACTGCGGGATTATTAGACTATTACCCACCAGGTGACCCGTTGGATGTAAATAGTATCCAGCACCGAGAAATATGCCTTCAAGCTGGAAAAGAAAGTATAGTATTATTGAAAAATCAGGATAATATCTTACCATTAAATAAAAACTCAATTAATAAAATTGCTTTGATTGGTCCTTCTGCAGGTGTGATGATTACAGATGGCTCAGGCAGCAGTTGGGTTGAACCATTATTCAAAGTTTCTCCTCTTGATGGAATTAAAAATTATGTTGGCGAAAATAAAGTCCTATACGCTAAAGGATGCGACATTGCTAATGGCTTTGCAAGCGATATTTCAGATGCAATTAATTATGCAAAACAAGCAGATGTGGTAATTTACTTTGGCGGATTAGATGGCACACAAGAAGGTGAAGGCTTTGACCGTGCAAACGGCTCAATTGAATTGCCTGGCAAACAAAAAGATTTGATTAAGTATTTGTCATCGGTCAATAAAAATTTGATTGTTGTCCTAATAAGTGGCGGAATTTGTGGTGTTAATTACTTTATAAATGATATTAAAGCTTTGTTATATGCGTTTTATCCCGGTCAGGAAGGTGGTAATGCAATTGCACAAGTCTTGTTTGGCGATTATAACCCCAGTGGTAAATTGCCAGTTACAATGCCTGTAAATGATTCTCAACTTCCACCGCAAAATTTTAACTTTGATGACGATTACGGCGGCGGATATAGATGGTTTGATAAACAAGGTCTTACACCGCAGTTTGCTTTTGGCTTTGGACTAAGTTATACAACTTTCTCTTTTAGTAATCTTTTTGTATCTCCTCAAACTGCTTCAGCTGGACAAATAGTTAATGTTAGCGTAGATATCACAAATACTGGCAATTTAAATGGCAACGATGTTGTGCAACTTTATTTATCTTACAACGGGAATGAAGGTGATTTATCATTAAAACAGTTAAAAGGATTCAAACGCGTCAATCTTAATCCAGGTGAAACTAAAAATGTTATTTTCCAGATTACACCAAATGAACTTTATGTTTATAATGAATCTACAGGAAATTATGAAGTAAAGAGTGGATATTACATAGTAAAGGTCGGAGACTCATCCGATAATTTACCTCTTTCTTCGGGTTTTGAAATCACACCAGCAGAGCCACTGCCAGATTTGCAGATTGCAAATATTAGAACTATTCCGCCGTATCCATTAGTAGGGGATACAGTAAGGTTCATAGCATCAATTATTAATTATGGAACGGGCGCAAGTCCAAACGGAGAAGCACACGAGGTAATATTTAAAGTAAATGAAGTACCAATCTGTAAATCGGATGAACTTACTAATTCAATACCTGCTGGCGGAATGGCGTTAGCTAATAGCAACAAAAGCATAAATAATTCTTATAACTTTTGGGTTGCTGATAAACCTGGTACTTATTCCATTGAAGCAGAGGTAAATAGTAATAACCTGATTTCTGAAACTATATACTCAAATAATACAAAGCGTTCTGAAGTAAAAGTTTATAATTTGCCTCCTCAGAATTTAGCATTGAATAAGACTGTCTTTGTTTCTTCAGTAGAAAGAGCTGGACTGGAAGGTGAAAAGGCGGTTGACGGCAGTTATTCAACCAGATGGTCTTCACAATTTTCAGACCCACAGTGGATTGTAATTGATTTTGGACAAACAATTGAGTTTAACCAAATCAAATTAAATTGGGAAACAGCTTACGCGAAAGAGTATTTAATTCAAATTTCTGATGATAATTTGAATTGGAATTCAGCAATAACTTTAATTCACCAAACTGATGGGAAAGGCGGAATTGAAAAATATGATGTGCAATCAAAAGGACGTTACTTGAGAATCTATGGAATAAAAAGAGCAACACAATGGGGTTATTCCTTATACGAAATAGAGGTGTTTAATGTGGTAAATACAACAAATGTTAATGAACATCTAAAGGTTACCCCACAGAATTTTTTGTTAGAACAGAATTACCCTAATCCTTTTAATCCGTCTACTGTTATTCGTTATCATATTTCGGCAGCTGATGCACTCAAATCAGTTGAAGTACATGTCAAATTAAAGGTTTATGATTTATTGGGAAGAGAAGTAGCAACTCTTGTTAATGAAAGAAAATCACCAGGCGTTTATGAAATTAAATTTGACGGTGCTAAATTACCAAGCGGCGTGTACTTCTATCGCATAGTGATCCATTCGGATAGACTTGAAGTTGGGGATTTTATTTCGACGAAAAAGATGATTTTATTGAGATAA
- a CDS encoding family 16 glycosylhydrolase, with protein sequence MNYIKILLMLIISVSISSCQDTSKPTEADTTDLPGWKLVWSDEFNYTGLPDPRKWSYDVGDNGWGNNEKQYYSAFRLENARVEDGKLIIEAKRDFYLNHEYTSARLVTANKGDWTYGRFEIKAKLPSGRGTWPAIWMLPTDWSLGNKGWPDNGEIDIMEHVGYDPGVIHGSIHTNKYNWVDNTGKTATLKILDATTSFHTYALEWDSTEIKIYVDDINYFTFNNERKGWEYWPFFKDFHLLLNIAIGGNWGGAQGIDNSIFPQKMEVDYVRVYKKI encoded by the coding sequence ATGAACTATATTAAAATTTTATTAATGCTGATAATATCCGTATCTATTAGTTCATGCCAAGATACTTCTAAACCTACAGAGGCAGATACAACTGACTTGCCTGGCTGGAAATTAGTTTGGTCAGATGAATTTAATTATACAGGTTTACCTGACCCGCGCAAATGGAGCTATGATGTTGGGGACAATGGCTGGGGAAACAATGAAAAACAATATTATTCTGCTTTTAGATTGGAAAATGCAAGAGTTGAAGATGGTAAACTAATTATTGAAGCCAAACGCGATTTTTATTTAAACCATGAATATACTTCGGCACGTTTAGTTACTGCAAATAAAGGCGATTGGACTTACGGCAGATTTGAGATAAAAGCAAAATTGCCTTCGGGCAGAGGAACGTGGCCAGCTATCTGGATGCTGCCTACTGATTGGTCGTTAGGCAATAAAGGCTGGCCAGATAATGGTGAGATTGATATTATGGAACACGTTGGTTATGATCCTGGCGTTATTCATGGTTCAATTCATACTAATAAATATAATTGGGTGGATAACACAGGCAAAACAGCAACTTTAAAAATTTTAGATGCTACAACTTCTTTCCATACCTATGCGCTTGAATGGGATTCTACTGAAATTAAAATCTACGTTGATGATATAAATTATTTTACATTTAATAATGAACGTAAAGGCTGGGAATATTGGCCGTTTTTTAAGGATTTCCATCTTTTGTTAAATATTGCAATTGGTGGTAATTGGGGCGGCGCTCAAGGCATTGATAATTCTATATTCCCACAAAAAATGGAAGTTGACTATGTTAGAGTTTATAAGAAAATTTAG
- a CDS encoding response regulator has translation MRNMLVVEDDYLVQKVFPRIFDKNFKVDLCDSAEEFYSTYSNKNYDIIIMDISLKGGKSGIELVHEIKTNPLFTKTPILCLTADVNAKERKNIINLGIDMFLTKPVSIDILKNSVESLLKKYNL, from the coding sequence ATGAGGAATATGTTAGTTGTTGAAGATGATTATTTAGTTCAAAAAGTATTTCCGCGTATTTTTGATAAAAATTTTAAAGTAGATTTATGCGATTCTGCAGAAGAATTTTACAGCACATACAGCAACAAAAATTATGATATTATAATAATGGACATTTCACTAAAAGGGGGTAAAAGCGGCATTGAATTAGTACACGAAATAAAGACTAACCCATTATTCACGAAAACCCCAATATTATGTTTAACTGCAGACGTAAATGCAAAGGAAAGAAAAAATATTATCAATTTAGGAATTGACATGTTTTTAACTAAGCCAGTATCGATTGATATTCTAAAAAACTCAGTTGAGTCACTTCTAAAAAAATACAATCTGTAA
- a CDS encoding sensor histidine kinase — translation MKGRTFINFYGYASKFRILLVILCLIPALAQSNTNSEQNIIINKTNQEVPNSTKKSLSKITLAQVFNIELKNFLSQKTNYILLLLIIALCLTTSLAVKTFQSKKKLKKLVDIKTKELQKALDKAQQSNKLKSEFLAQMSHEIRTPIFVILGNIAILKGILEENSKSKNKELFDSIELASKRIIRTIELILNMSEMQIGTYKPTLKKIDLDKDVLSKLVDEHKQMAASKNLELIYNCMTENTIITGDEYSLTQIFANLIDNGIKYTKKGKVEISIKSNEQNEIIVEVSDTGIGMSKEFLSHLFEPFVQEERGYSRTYEGNGLGLALVKKYCELNNANIEVESEKGIGSTFRVILKNL, via the coding sequence ATGAAAGGAAGAACTTTTATTAATTTTTACGGATATGCATCAAAATTCAGAATATTATTAGTAATACTCTGTCTAATTCCAGCTCTTGCACAATCAAATACCAACAGTGAACAGAACATAATAATTAATAAAACAAATCAAGAAGTTCCCAACTCAACAAAAAAATCATTATCTAAAATTACCTTAGCTCAAGTATTCAACATTGAGTTAAAAAATTTTTTATCGCAGAAAACAAATTATATTTTATTGCTTTTAATAATTGCTTTATGCTTAACGACTTCACTCGCTGTCAAGACTTTTCAATCAAAGAAAAAATTAAAAAAATTAGTGGACATTAAAACAAAGGAATTACAGAAAGCATTAGACAAGGCTCAGCAATCGAATAAACTTAAGTCAGAATTTTTAGCTCAAATGTCTCATGAAATTAGAACTCCTATTTTTGTAATATTAGGCAACATAGCCATCCTAAAGGGAATCTTGGAAGAAAATTCTAAAAGCAAGAACAAAGAACTTTTTGATAGCATTGAATTAGCATCAAAAAGAATAATTAGGACTATTGAATTAATTTTAAATATGTCTGAAATGCAAATAGGAACATACAAACCAACATTAAAAAAAATTGACTTGGACAAAGATGTTTTATCAAAATTAGTAGATGAACATAAACAAATGGCTGCAAGTAAAAATCTAGAACTTATTTACAATTGCATGACAGAAAACACAATAATTACAGGCGATGAATACAGCTTAACACAAATTTTTGCAAATTTAATAGACAATGGAATAAAATATACAAAAAAAGGGAAGGTGGAAATCAGCATTAAAAGTAACGAACAAAATGAAATAATTGTTGAAGTAAGTGATACCGGTATAGGAATGAGCAAAGAATTTCTTAGTCATCTTTTTGAGCCTTTTGTCCAAGAAGAGCGCGGCTACTCGAGAACTTATGAAGGCAATGGACTTGGATTAGCATTAGTAAAAAAATATTGCGAATTAAACAATGCTAATATTGAAGTCGAAAGTGAAAAGGGTATTGGTTCTACTTTTCGCGTTATATTAAAAAATTTATGA